A genomic stretch from Hymenobacter psoromatis includes:
- a CDS encoding acetylxylan esterase: MLPTPPYLRNVTRAALCGLGLLCATGPGRAQTPSQPDPAAEKARRLALATADWQLMLNKLHLTLPTLPPPATDPARPAGTGQRPGFSSWFDAAGNRYIRSSWGRWTNYDQATAGTAARPDPLVLRNGRPVRDARTWYQQRRPEILADITTEVYGRIPANTPVVRFAITATDAQFLGGKVVRQTIEGQIDNARYPAAAPRIRLVLYTPAAATGPVPLVVVVGDLPTAPAGQPDVLSQVLAAGWALATFDPAAVQMDSGAGLNAGIIGLMGGGRPRQPADWGTLAAWSWGLSRVLDYVATDKRLDARYVALQGHSRWGKTTLLAAALDTRWALAYVSCSGAMGASLEKRDFGETIDNVAEPSEYHWMAGNFLKYAGHWDAMPTDAHELLALVAPRPVFITGGTTDSWTDARGTFLAGVGASPVYALLGKKSLPTAEMPAPDVALLNGDLAFREHTGGHTDLPDWPAFIEFARKYFPALAQVK; this comes from the coding sequence ATGCTCCCTACCCCCCCCTACCTGCGCAACGTCACCCGCGCCGCCCTCTGCGGCCTGGGGCTGCTGTGCGCGACCGGGCCGGGCCGGGCGCAGACCCCATCCCAACCCGACCCGGCCGCCGAAAAAGCCCGCCGCCTGGCCCTGGCCACCGCCGACTGGCAGCTGATGCTCAACAAATTGCACCTTACATTGCCTACCTTGCCGCCGCCCGCCACCGACCCGGCCCGGCCGGCCGGCACCGGGCAGCGCCCCGGTTTCAGCAGCTGGTTTGATGCGGCCGGCAACCGCTACATCCGCTCCAGCTGGGGGCGGTGGACCAACTACGACCAGGCCACGGCTGGCACCGCCGCCCGCCCCGACCCGCTGGTGCTGCGCAACGGCCGCCCCGTGCGCGATGCCCGCACCTGGTACCAGCAGCGCCGCCCCGAAATTCTGGCCGATATCACCACGGAGGTCTATGGGCGCATTCCGGCCAATACGCCGGTTGTGCGCTTCGCCATCACGGCTACTGATGCGCAGTTTCTGGGCGGGAAGGTAGTCAGACAAACTATTGAGGGACAAATTGATAATGCCCGCTACCCGGCGGCCGCGCCGCGCATCCGGCTGGTGCTGTACACGCCGGCCGCCGCCACCGGGCCGGTGCCGCTGGTAGTGGTAGTGGGCGACTTGCCCACGGCCCCGGCCGGCCAGCCCGACGTGCTGAGCCAGGTGCTGGCCGCCGGCTGGGCGCTGGCTACGTTCGACCCCGCCGCCGTGCAGATGGACAGCGGCGCGGGCCTGAACGCGGGCATTATTGGGCTGATGGGGGGGGGTAGGCCCCGCCAGCCGGCCGACTGGGGCACGCTGGCCGCCTGGAGCTGGGGCCTGAGCCGCGTGCTCGACTACGTGGCCACTGATAAGCGCCTCGATGCCAGATATGTAGCCCTGCAAGGCCACTCGCGCTGGGGCAAAACTACCTTGCTGGCCGCCGCCCTCGATACCCGCTGGGCTCTGGCCTACGTGAGTTGCTCGGGGGCGATGGGGGCCTCGCTGGAAAAGCGCGACTTTGGCGAAACCATCGACAACGTGGCCGAACCCAGCGAGTACCACTGGATGGCCGGCAACTTTCTAAAGTACGCCGGGCACTGGGACGCCATGCCCACCGATGCGCACGAGCTGCTGGCGCTGGTGGCCCCGCGCCCGGTGTTCATCACGGGCGGCACCACCGATAGCTGGACCGATGCGCGGGGCACTTTCCTGGCCGGCGTAGGGGCCAGCCCGGTGTATGCGCTGCTGGGCAAAAAGAGCCTCCCCACCGCCGAAATGCCCGCCCCCGACGTGGCTCTGCTCAACGGCGACCTGGCCTTTCGGGAGCATACCGGCGGCCACACCGACCTGCCCGACTGGCCCGCGTTTATCGAGTTTGCCCGTAAATATTTTCCGGCTCTGGCCCAGGTCAAATAA
- a CDS encoding 9-O-acetylesterase: protein MRFFAFWLLLLAAAWPPPARAKVRLPSLIGPNMVLQQRSQAALWGWARAGSTVTISASWDKKTYAAKADAQGKWRTKVATPAAGGPFALTFSDGEKLTIGNVLVGEVWICGGQSNMEMPMRGFNSQPILNGNELITTSTNPKLRLFKLARATSLTPQDDCKGEWQLATPATVREFSAIAYQYGRYLQQQLGVPVGLILSAVGGTRIESWMSAPSLKAFPEVAVPASLDTVKAPHKEATTLFNGMIAPLLGYGSQGFIWYQGESNRHEPALYGRLFPVMVADWRRQWGAGELPFYYVQIAPYGSQDKGHSGPRLREAQLNAMKVIPSSGMASTMDVGMEKYIHYLDKTAPAHRLAYWALANAYGIKGISYGGPVFKAMTVNGRQVTLTFDYARYGLTSFGKPLTLFEVAGADKVFHPATAVIKGGKVEVESEQVAAPVAVRYAFKEFVVGDLYNNDGLPASSFRTDDWE, encoded by the coding sequence ATGAGATTCTTCGCTTTTTGGCTGCTGCTGCTCGCCGCCGCCTGGCCGCCGCCGGCGCGGGCCAAAGTCCGCCTACCCTCCCTCATTGGCCCCAACATGGTGTTGCAGCAGCGCAGCCAGGCCGCGCTTTGGGGCTGGGCGCGGGCGGGTAGCACCGTGACTATCAGCGCTTCGTGGGATAAAAAAACGTACGCCGCCAAGGCCGACGCGCAGGGCAAGTGGCGCACGAAAGTGGCCACGCCGGCCGCCGGCGGGCCGTTCGCGCTCACCTTTAGCGACGGCGAGAAGCTGACTATCGGCAACGTGCTGGTGGGCGAGGTATGGATATGCGGGGGCCAGTCGAACATGGAGATGCCCATGCGCGGCTTCAACTCGCAGCCCATTCTCAATGGCAATGAATTGATTACCACCTCTACTAACCCCAAGCTGCGGCTATTTAAGCTGGCGCGGGCTACTTCCCTCACTCCGCAGGACGACTGCAAGGGGGAGTGGCAGTTGGCCACGCCGGCTACCGTGCGCGAGTTCAGTGCCATCGCCTACCAGTACGGGCGCTATTTGCAGCAGCAATTGGGCGTGCCGGTGGGGCTGATTTTGTCGGCCGTGGGCGGCACCCGCATCGAGAGCTGGATGAGCGCGCCCAGCCTCAAGGCCTTCCCCGAGGTGGCGGTGCCGGCTAGTCTCGACACCGTGAAAGCGCCTCATAAAGAAGCCACTACGCTCTTTAATGGCATGATAGCGCCGCTGCTGGGCTATGGCAGCCAGGGCTTTATCTGGTACCAGGGCGAGAGCAACCGCCACGAGCCGGCCCTCTACGGACGCTTGTTTCCGGTGATGGTGGCCGACTGGCGGCGGCAGTGGGGCGCGGGCGAGCTGCCGTTTTACTACGTCCAGATTGCGCCCTACGGCTCGCAGGACAAAGGCCACAGCGGCCCCCGCCTGCGCGAGGCCCAGCTCAACGCGATGAAGGTTATTCCCAGCTCGGGCATGGCCTCCACGATGGACGTGGGCATGGAGAAATACATCCATTACCTGGACAAAACTGCCCCCGCCCACCGCCTGGCCTACTGGGCGCTGGCCAATGCCTACGGCATTAAGGGCATCAGCTACGGCGGACCGGTTTTCAAGGCCATGACCGTGAACGGCCGCCAGGTCACGCTGACCTTCGACTACGCCCGCTATGGCCTCACATCGTTTGGCAAGCCCCTGACTTTGTTTGAGGTAGCGGGAGCCGACAAGGTTTTTCACCCCGCCACGGCAGTTATCAAGGGCGGCAAGGTGGAGGTGGAAAGCGAGCAGGTGGCCGCCCCGGTGGCCGTGCGCTACGCTTTTAAGGAGTTTGTGGTGGGCGACTTGTATAACAATGACGGGCTGCCGGCCTCGTCGTTTCGGACGGATGACTGGGAGTGA
- a CDS encoding mannonate dehydratase — MLHTMRWFGPNDPTSLFDLRQAGCAGVVTALHHLPVGAVWPVAEIQAHQQLIEAANATHAPLHWAVVESLPVHEDIKKGKPSRDEYIANYQQSLRHLAACGVRTVCYNFMPVLDWSRTDLGYEMPDGSRALRFVWQDFALFDLCILKRPGAEADYESAVVVAARAQFASLSEEQIKGLTNTILLGLPGAEESFQLAGFQAMLNEYAAVDAATLREHLHYFLRAVGPVAAEVGIGLCIHPDDPPFPLLGLPRVVSTEADLAGLLAAYDHPANGLTFCTGSLGVRPDNDLAGMARRFGPRIHFVHLRSTRREENPRNFHEADHLAGDVDMYAVVRALVQEEQRRAAAGEIQRPALPVRPDHGHQMLDDLSTAKRTYPGYSAIGRLRGLAELRGLELGIRRSLAEPTN, encoded by the coding sequence ATGCTGCATACCATGCGCTGGTTCGGGCCTAACGACCCTACTTCTCTATTCGATTTACGCCAGGCGGGCTGCGCGGGCGTGGTTACGGCCCTGCACCACCTGCCGGTGGGCGCGGTGTGGCCGGTGGCCGAAATTCAGGCCCACCAGCAGCTCATTGAGGCCGCTAATGCCACCCACGCGCCCCTGCACTGGGCCGTGGTGGAGAGCCTGCCGGTACACGAGGATATCAAAAAAGGCAAGCCCAGCCGCGACGAGTACATCGCCAACTACCAGCAGAGCCTGCGCCACCTGGCGGCCTGCGGCGTGCGCACGGTGTGCTACAATTTCATGCCCGTGCTCGACTGGTCGCGCACCGACCTGGGCTACGAAATGCCCGACGGCTCGCGGGCGCTGCGCTTCGTGTGGCAGGATTTTGCCCTGTTCGACCTCTGCATTCTGAAGCGGCCGGGGGCCGAAGCCGACTACGAGTCTGCCGTGGTCGTGGCCGCCCGCGCGCAGTTTGCCAGCCTGAGCGAGGAGCAGATTAAGGGCCTCACCAATACCATTTTGCTGGGTCTGCCGGGAGCGGAGGAAAGCTTCCAGCTGGCGGGCTTTCAGGCGATGCTGAACGAGTACGCGGCCGTGGATGCGGCCACCCTGCGCGAGCACCTGCACTACTTTTTGCGGGCGGTGGGGCCGGTGGCGGCCGAGGTGGGCATCGGGCTCTGCATTCACCCCGACGACCCGCCCTTTCCACTGCTGGGCCTGCCGCGCGTGGTGAGCACTGAGGCCGACCTGGCCGGCCTGTTGGCTGCTTATGACCACCCCGCCAACGGCCTGACCTTCTGCACCGGCTCACTGGGCGTGCGCCCCGACAACGACCTGGCCGGCATGGCGCGGCGCTTCGGCCCGCGCATCCACTTCGTGCATTTGCGCAGCACCCGGCGCGAGGAAAATCCGCGCAATTTCCACGAGGCCGACCACCTGGCCGGCGACGTGGACATGTACGCCGTGGTGCGCGCGCTGGTGCAAGAGGAGCAGCGCCGCGCGGCGGCCGGCGAAATCCAGCGCCCCGCCCTGCCCGTGCGCCCCGACCACGGCCACCAGATGCTCGACGACCTAAGCACCGCCAAACGCACCTACCCCGGCTATTCGGCCATCGGCCGCCTGCGCGGCCTGGCCGAGCTGCGCGGCCTGGAGCTGGGCATTCGCCGCAGCCTGGCCGAGCCGACCAATTGA
- a CDS encoding 3-oxoacyl-ACP reductase yields MNALSNGHAAAPAPTPTLRPNPFSLEGQVALITGGGTGIGLDIARCMVAAGATVIITGRREAVLADACADLGEGAHYLVNDVADLPALDGLVAELEATYGPLDILVNNAGINLKKPALEVTDEEFSCIIHTNLNAVFALTRAAAGRMVARQKGVILMISSMAAYYGIDRVVAYAASKSAVEGMVKVLASEFSKDNVRVNAIAPGFIETEMSRTAMNNDPERRDRAMRRTPMGKFGQPSDIGHAAVFLASEAARYITGASLPVDGGNSIGF; encoded by the coding sequence ATGAACGCGCTCTCAAACGGCCACGCGGCGGCCCCGGCCCCTACCCCCACCCTGCGGCCCAACCCTTTTTCGCTGGAAGGCCAGGTGGCCTTGATAACGGGCGGCGGCACCGGCATCGGCCTCGACATCGCGCGCTGCATGGTGGCGGCCGGGGCCACGGTCATCATCACGGGCCGCCGTGAGGCGGTGCTGGCCGACGCCTGCGCCGACCTGGGCGAGGGTGCTCACTACCTGGTCAACGACGTGGCCGACCTGCCGGCGCTCGACGGGCTGGTGGCCGAGCTGGAGGCCACCTACGGCCCGCTCGACATCCTGGTGAACAACGCCGGCATCAACCTCAAAAAGCCGGCTCTGGAGGTGACGGACGAGGAATTTTCGTGTATCATTCATACTAATCTGAATGCGGTATTTGCCCTGACACGGGCCGCCGCCGGGCGCATGGTGGCCCGGCAGAAGGGCGTTATCCTCATGATTTCGTCGATGGCCGCCTACTACGGCATCGACCGCGTGGTGGCCTACGCCGCGTCGAAGTCGGCGGTGGAGGGCATGGTGAAGGTGCTGGCCTCGGAGTTTTCCAAGGACAATGTGCGGGTGAACGCCATCGCGCCCGGCTTTATCGAAACCGAGATGAGCCGCACGGCCATGAACAACGACCCCGAGCGGCGCGACCGCGCCATGCGCCGCACCCCGATGGGCAAGTTTGGCCAGCCTTCCGACATTGGCCACGCGGCCGTTTTTCTGGCTTCTGAGGCCGCCCGCTACATCACCGGGGCCTCGCTGCCGGTGGATGGCGGTAACTCCATCGGGTTTTGA
- a CDS encoding restriction endonuclease → MAYKDRISLLMEQIPTTLVDMEAERPPIRIPSQASSEFTTNREQGDWAENIMLAAINQTTEKYVAVRYGMGDDRVAGEEGFKEFFENFQREVDEIGKRPDILVFKRDDLPTDWGNDISRRPRAELDEIVPKAIVGLEVRSSAFLSKKYDEVMRERKERHTQDALAIKSRIETEYTELLNTGSRRAYLDVLAGITAETMRVIDFKRPTWRSSPQLVEAAQAFSDLKTSLEELRKRDHLSITPKIEDLRVVYHWVQTYGVPHFYVQVFFDRAYALSYEHILTLLTDPANEETRYFTEGDVKNQKKMTVKINPEEGYLLAPSVDEPDHASRRKELRRGQLLFYVTFTNGAAQLDSAALAKLLRVNLSDL, encoded by the coding sequence ATGGCATATAAAGACCGAATCAGCCTCCTAATGGAGCAAATACCCACGACGTTGGTAGATATGGAAGCCGAGCGCCCGCCCATTCGAATACCTTCACAGGCCTCATCAGAATTTACTACTAACCGGGAGCAAGGCGATTGGGCGGAGAATATAATGCTTGCCGCTATTAATCAAACTACAGAAAAGTATGTTGCTGTCCGTTATGGGATGGGGGACGACCGCGTAGCAGGGGAAGAGGGCTTTAAAGAGTTCTTTGAAAACTTTCAACGAGAGGTAGATGAAATCGGAAAACGGCCTGATATACTAGTATTTAAGCGGGATGATTTGCCTACTGATTGGGGTAATGATATTAGCCGAAGACCTCGGGCTGAATTGGATGAAATTGTACCTAAGGCTATTGTAGGTCTTGAGGTGCGTTCCAGTGCATTTCTATCAAAGAAGTACGATGAAGTCATGCGTGAGCGAAAAGAGCGTCATACGCAAGATGCACTGGCTATTAAAAGTCGTATCGAGACAGAATATACAGAACTACTTAATACTGGAAGCCGCCGCGCGTACCTAGATGTTTTAGCAGGAATCACGGCGGAAACGATGAGAGTAATTGACTTTAAACGTCCGACATGGCGCAGTTCTCCGCAACTGGTAGAAGCGGCACAAGCATTTAGTGACTTGAAAACTTCTTTGGAGGAATTACGGAAACGAGACCACTTAAGCATTACCCCCAAAATAGAAGATTTGCGTGTAGTGTACCACTGGGTGCAGACCTATGGCGTTCCACACTTCTATGTGCAGGTTTTCTTCGACCGAGCGTATGCGCTAAGCTATGAGCATATTCTGACTTTATTGACGGACCCCGCTAATGAGGAAACTAGGTACTTCACAGAGGGGGATGTCAAAAATCAAAAGAAAATGACAGTTAAGATTAATCCAGAGGAAGGCTACCTGTTAGCTCCATCTGTGGATGAGCCTGACCATGCTAGCCGACGCAAGGAATTGCGGCGAGGTCAACTGTTATTTTATGTAACCTTTACAAATGGTGCAGCTCAACTGGACTCTGCAGCACTAGCTAAACTTTTGCGAGTTAATCTTAGCGATTTATAA
- a CDS encoding radical SAM protein — translation MPSSSPRLLLITPPLTQLNTPYPATAYIKGFLGTRGYQARQADLSIELVLRLFSKEGLTRVFDEIEAGDYDLSDNAQRMLRLRRRYEASIGPAIRFLQNKDLTLAPRICHGRFLPEASRFDNVADLETAFGTMGLTDQARHLATLYLEDLADLVKETVGPQFGLSRYAESLAMSATHFDPLHAALQAPPNLLDRMLMELLDALLAEARPDIVGFTVPFPGNLYAALRLAQRIKAVSPETVTVMGGGYPNTELRGLNEPRFFDYIDYLTLDDGEGPWLRLFGYLQAKKERQGEQWRRQEEHDVLFASIDKSQLQRTFLRNEAGQVEYINHPHPDIPHPEVGTPDYSDLKLTDYLSVIEVLNPMHRLWSDGRWNKLTVAHGCYWKRCSFCDVTLDYIGRYEDAPATLLVDRIEQIVAQTGQTGFHFVDEAAPPLALRDLAIELLKRRVSISWWGNIRFEKTFTPDLCRLLAASGCIAISGGLEVASDRLLALMEKGVTIAQVARVTQGFTAADVLVHAYLMYGFPTQTAQETLDSLEVVRQLFEAGIVQSGYWHRFSMTAHSPVGKNPAKYQVAATGPEPGPFAWNDLWHDDPLGADHETFGPGLAKSLYNYMHSVALREPLSFWFDFKTPRPTVPRQLIQQALTEADKPDFAQPNRRLFWLGNPPELELRTTGGTSPKDKKMTRAILTCYEQAEDFEVKTTEIIGPWLHELLTRLSTDYDAKFLLKEAAATFPPAAGPWENFLQSPAWRLLREKGLLLV, via the coding sequence GTGCCTAGTTCTTCGCCTCGCCTGCTGCTCATTACCCCGCCGCTCACGCAGCTCAATACCCCGTACCCGGCCACGGCCTATATCAAGGGTTTTTTGGGGACGCGGGGCTACCAGGCACGTCAGGCCGACCTGAGTATTGAGCTGGTGCTCAGGCTGTTTTCGAAAGAAGGCCTGACGCGGGTATTCGACGAAATAGAAGCCGGTGACTACGACCTCAGCGACAACGCTCAGCGGATGCTGCGCCTGCGCCGCCGCTACGAGGCCAGCATTGGCCCGGCCATTCGGTTTTTGCAAAACAAGGACCTCACGCTGGCCCCGCGCATCTGCCACGGCCGGTTTTTGCCCGAAGCCAGCCGCTTTGACAACGTGGCCGACCTCGAAACGGCTTTCGGCACGATGGGCCTCACCGACCAGGCCCGCCACCTGGCCACGCTGTATTTAGAGGACCTCGCCGACTTGGTGAAAGAAACCGTGGGCCCGCAGTTTGGCCTCTCCCGCTACGCGGAATCCCTGGCCATGTCGGCCACCCACTTCGACCCGCTGCACGCCGCCCTGCAAGCCCCGCCCAACCTGCTTGACCGCATGCTAATGGAGCTGCTGGATGCGCTCCTGGCCGAGGCCCGGCCCGATATCGTGGGCTTCACCGTGCCCTTCCCCGGTAACCTCTACGCCGCCCTGCGGCTGGCCCAGCGCATCAAAGCAGTCAGCCCCGAAACCGTGACCGTGATGGGCGGCGGCTACCCCAACACCGAGCTGCGCGGCCTGAACGAGCCGCGCTTTTTTGACTACATCGACTATTTGACTCTGGACGATGGCGAGGGGCCGTGGCTGCGGCTGTTCGGGTATTTGCAGGCTAAAAAAGAACGTCAGGGCGAGCAGTGGCGGAGGCAGGAAGAGCATGACGTTCTTTTTGCCTCCATTGACAAAAGCCAGCTCCAGCGCACCTTTCTGCGTAACGAGGCCGGGCAGGTCGAATATATCAACCATCCGCACCCCGACATTCCGCATCCCGAAGTCGGCACGCCCGACTATTCGGATTTGAAACTGACTGATTATCTGTCAGTTATTGAGGTATTGAACCCCATGCACCGCCTCTGGAGCGACGGCCGCTGGAACAAGCTCACCGTAGCCCACGGCTGCTACTGGAAGCGCTGCTCCTTCTGCGACGTTACGCTCGACTACATCGGCCGCTACGAGGACGCGCCGGCCACGCTGCTGGTCGATAGAATCGAGCAAATAGTGGCCCAGACCGGCCAGACCGGCTTCCACTTCGTGGACGAGGCTGCCCCGCCGCTGGCCTTGCGTGACCTGGCTATTGAGCTATTGAAGCGCCGCGTCAGCATCAGCTGGTGGGGCAACATCCGGTTCGAAAAAACCTTCACGCCCGACCTCTGCCGGCTGCTGGCCGCCTCGGGCTGCATCGCCATCAGCGGCGGCCTCGAAGTGGCCTCGGATAGGCTGCTGGCCCTCATGGAAAAGGGCGTGACCATCGCCCAGGTAGCGCGCGTCACGCAGGGCTTCACGGCGGCCGACGTGCTCGTGCATGCCTACCTCATGTACGGCTTTCCTACCCAAACCGCGCAGGAAACCCTTGATTCGCTGGAAGTTGTGCGCCAGCTCTTCGAGGCCGGCATCGTGCAGAGCGGCTACTGGCACCGCTTCTCGATGACGGCCCACTCGCCGGTGGGGAAAAACCCCGCCAAGTACCAGGTCGCCGCCACCGGCCCCGAGCCTGGTCCCTTCGCCTGGAACGACCTCTGGCACGATGACCCGCTCGGCGCGGACCACGAAACCTTCGGCCCCGGCCTGGCCAAAAGCCTCTACAACTACATGCACAGCGTGGCCCTGCGCGAGCCGCTCAGCTTCTGGTTTGATTTCAAAACGCCCCGCCCCACGGTGCCCCGCCAGCTCATTCAGCAAGCACTGACTGAGGCCGATAAGCCCGATTTTGCTCAGCCCAACCGCCGCCTATTCTGGCTCGGCAACCCACCCGAGCTGGAGCTAAGAACCACCGGCGGCACCAGCCCCAAAGACAAAAAAATGACCCGCGCCATCCTCACCTGCTACGAGCAGGCCGAGGATTTCGAAGTGAAAACCACCGAAATCATCGGTCCCTGGCTGCACGAGCTGCTCACGCGCCTCAGCACCGACTACGACGCCAAATTCCTGCTCAAAGAAGCCGCTGCTACCTTTCCGCCCGCCGCTGGTCCCTGGGAAAATTTTCTGCAAAGCCCCGCCTGGCGGTTGCTGCGCGAAAAGGGCTTGCTGCTGGTGTAG